ATCAGCTAATTAGTTATCCTCTCGTGGAATGTGATGGAACTCAATGGAATCGAAATGCTTCATCAATCCTTTAATGTATGATTGATAAGGGATTAACTTTTGGTCGCTAGTCTCTCATTTCCCTTTTAACTGATGAGCCACTAATACACGTCTAACACCTTCACCTTCGACTCGATAACTACCAAAATACGCATGGCACATGCTTCATATTCTGCAACATTGTTGGTACAACTAAAGCACAATCTTGTTGTCATCAGAATGTAATGATTCTCTGGCGAGATGAGCACTGCCACTATTCCATGTCCAAGTGCATTGGATGCTCCATCAAACAGTAATATCCAAGCCTTTTCATGATGGCTACCCTCCTTTTCACCAAATAGGGCAAGAATGTCCTTATCTGGGAATTCAGGTTGCATAGAGTGATAATCTTCAATGGGCTGTTGAGCCAAATATTCTCTGCTAAAGCGCTTCCCTTAACGGCTTTTTGAGTCACATAGACTATATCATATTCTGATAACAACATTTGCCACAGAGCCAATCTACCAGTGAGAGCAGGCTTTTCGAAAATATACTTAATTGGGTCCATCTTGGATATCAGCCAAGTAGTGTGACTCAACATATATTGGCGTAAACGATGCGTTGCCCATGTTAATGCACAACAAGCTCGTTCCAACATAGAATATTCACAACCTATAAACCTTTTACTCAAATAATAAATGGCATGCTCTTTCTTCCATGTCTCATCATGCTGCCCTAAAACACACCCCATAAATTCATCCAACacagttaaatataaaatgagggGCCTCCCTGATACTGACGGATGCAGTACGGGAGGATCCTGCAAATACTGTTTGATTTTATCGAAGGCTTCCTGGCAATCTTCATTCCATTCCACAACTTGATTCTTACGCAACAATCTAAATATTGGCTCACAGGTGGAGGTTAATTGGGATATGAATCTAGCAATGTAGTTTAGTCTACCTAAAAACCCTCACACTTCTTTTTCAGTATTAGGAGCTGAAATTTCCATTATTGCCCGCACCTTATCTGGGTCACCTCAATACCTTTTTCACTAACAATAAAACCCAACAACTTTCCTGATTTTACACCAAAGGTACATTTAGCTGGATTCAATCTGAGTTTAAACTTTCTTAACCTTTCaaacaattttcttaaattaacgATGTGATCATTTTCCGATTCAGATTTAACAATCATATCATCCACATAAACCTCGATTTCTCTATGCATCATATCATGAAAAAGAGTCACCATCGCTCTTTGATAAGTTGCCCTAACATTTTTAAGTCCAAATGGCATTACTTTGTAACAAAATGTTCCCAAAGCGTAATAAATGTGGTTTTCTCTATATCTTTCGGTGCCATATTAATCTTATTATACCCGGAGAATCCATCCATGAAAGAGAACAATGAAAATCTAGCAATGTTACCTACCAAGATGTCAATATGTGGTAGTGGGAAATTATCCTTAGGGCTAGCTCGATTCAAATCCCTATAATCAAAACACATTTGAACTTAACCATCCTTTTTTGGCACAGGGACAATGTTAGCCACCATTGAGGATATTTTGCTACCGCCAAAAACCCTGCATCAAATTGCTTCTTCACTTCTTCTTTAATCTTTAGTGACATTTCAGGTTTCATTCGTCTTAACTTTTGTTTAACCAGGGGACATTCTTCTTTAAGTGGCAGTTTGTGTTGTACTATATCAATATCCAACCCAGGCATATCTTGGTATGACCAAGCAAATCTTGGTATGACCAAGCAAACACATCTCTGAACTATTTCAACAAATCACATAATTTTCCTCGTACCTCCTTACTCATGTTGTTAccaattttaaccttttttctcTCATCTTCATCCTCTAGATTAAGTATTTCAATGGTTTCTTGATAGGGTTTTATTTCTCGGTCCTCTTGTTTCACTAACCTTAAAAACTCAGAAGAAGGTTCCCAATTGTCTTCATGATCATCATCAATATTATCGATAAGGTGCTCAAAATTAGGAATATTGacatcattattttcaaaacattcattGTCATATCTGCATTAtttggatttataaaagaaaataaatagacaAATAAAGTATGTAGTGAAAGCAAACATAACTGAACATCACattaattgaaaatgaaaagatagAACCAATCCATAAAGACATCCTAGAATGTTTtgtagaaaaacaaaaaagaaaaacaagcaTTACATTTGATTGAACTTAAACACCACAGGTAAATTCACGGTTTTCCAATTATCGATTTGCATGTCGGGAGGACAGCGCTGCACCAAAATGAAACTTCCTTCCCCAGATTCATCTTCAACGACTGCCACTTGACTAGCATTGATCCATCCAGCACTACAAAAGCTCTTCTTTAAGTCACAGATAGAGATCTTTCCTACCCTCGGCTCCCGACCCTGCAAGCGAGCTAAGCTTCGTTCTTTCTTTTCCTCCATTAATCTTCTTTTGTCCTCCTTAGTAGGCTTGTACCCCAGGTCGTATTTATTCTTGTTGTCAACAATTTTCAGTGGAAATATTGGTCCCTGTCCGACTTTGCCTAGGCCTTTTCCATATTCATAACCTTCTCTCAACATAACCTTTGCCATCATCAAAGAGGCACATGAAAAATATGGCTTTATCTGAAATGGTTCAACACATATATTCCCCACAATTTCCAAAGCTTGAAAAGCCATCTCAAGAGCTTCCTCTGTTGTTTCAATATATCGAGCAGATGAAGGACCACTCACCAGAAAATCTTCCTCTCCTGAAACTGTTACCATCTTATCCCTTATTACatacttcaacttttgatgcaaAGTGGAAGACACCACCCCTACAGAATGAATCCAAGGTCTACCAAGTAAACAATTGTACGCTGGTAAGATGTCCATTACTTGaaaagttatttgaaatacaCACGGACCAACTTGAACTGGCAACTCTACTTCTCCCATCACTTCACTTTTGCTACCATCAAAAGCTCTCACAATCATAGTACTTGGCTTCATAGGGAATTTATCACGTGATAACTTCTCCAACGTCACCTTAAGAGAATCACATTTAAGGAAGAACCATTATCAATCAATACACGAGTTATAACATGGTCGAGACATTTAACAAATACATGAAGAGCTTTATTGTGTCCTCTTCCTTCAACGGGTATCTCATCATCCAAAAAAGTAAGGAAATCATTAATGGTAATATTATTAACAATCCCTTCAAATTTATCCAACGAAATATTTTGCTCAACATGAGCCCCACTCAGTATTTTCATTAGCAATCTTCGATGAGCTGTCGAATGCATGAGCAATTCCAAAAGCGAAATACGAGCTGACATACGATTCAACTGCTCCACCACCTTGTTTCGCTTTGTTGTATGAATTTCAAGAATTCACGGGCCTCTTCATctgatatttctttttgtttatccTTTTTGCATTCTTCCTCATCTTGTATCGTCTTTTCTCTTAATATCTCTTTTGCTTTTTCAATTCCATCATTTACTTTACTTCTATGACATCCTTCCTTCCTTAGATCTGGTGGTGTAAAGAAACGACCACTCCTTTTTATCCCACCAAGACCtgatatattttcaacaaatgGACCTTCATGCACATAAGTGTTTTCAACTTGTTGTCCCTCACCAAGTTCATGTACTCCATATTTCCATGGAACTGCTCTATCACTTTCATAAGGAAAAGAGGAGGGCATTTTTATCACCATGGGTTGCCTTCCTTGTTCCATGAGAGAAGGTGCAGGTCTAGTGAAAGGAATCACTAAAGGTTCTGGCGTGGTTAAATTGGACTGTTCATCAGTTTGTGTCAATACCTCCTCATCCTtcttttcatgaaaaaattGCAGGAAATGCTTATCAATTAGATTTTGCAACTCTAGCTTGAACTCCACACAATCATTAATAGAATGTTCGGCACTCGGATGGAATGCACATGCATTACTCAGATCATATTCACCTTTTACTAGCCCCCTCTCCAATAGTGCTTCAAGGATGAATTTCATAGAGCTCCGAATTTCACTCACTTTTCTTACCAACCTCTTCTCCCTGACCTCAATAGCATTTGTTGAAGTATTCTCATGCCCCAACAAAGGGTTATTTTCAATACTAGGTTTATCTTTTTTGAATGTCAACCACCCCGAATCAATGAAAGATTGTACCTTATATTTGAGAGGAAAACACCTTTCTGTTGAATGCCCATTTGCCCCTCTATGGTAGTCGCATGTAGCATTTGGATCATAACTCTTGGAAAAAGGAGGTTGTTGTGGCCTCATTGGGCAAATTACAACAAAATATTTACGAAGAAGCATCGGTAACAACTCTGTGTATGTCATAGGAATGGGAGTAAAATGAATAAACTTCCTCTCCCTTCTTGTATTGGTACCTTGACCAGGGTTCTCACTATCACTAGCAGTCGCTTTCTGAGGTTGCAACTGATTGATTGAAATAGGCTGTATTGGTAATTAACAGGTGTATGGTTATCCCATGCGGATGCAACATGAACttcaacttcttttttcttaCTTTGATTGAAACCTGGTTTTTTGGTATTTGCAGCCGCAGGCGGGCCATATgcaattttaccattttttagcCCAGTCTCAATCCTTTCACCAATGATGATGATGTCCACAAAATTAGAAGATATATTCCAATTCCCAATCATATGCTCATAAAATGGAGGTTGTAGTGTATTCACAAACATTGTAACCATCTCCTTATCATATAGTGGTGGCTCAACTTGGGCAGCTATCTCTCTCCAACGTTAGGCATACTCTTTGAAAGTTTCAATTTTCTTCATTGTCATATTTTGCAATTGTATTTTGTCTGGTGTTATatccatattaaatttatattactttatgAAAGCATCAGCTAGATCCATCCAAGAATGAATGAATCGGCTTAAGATGCATATACAATTTCAGCGTTGCCCCAACTAGGCTAGTTTGGGAAAAGTGGATAAACAATTTCTCATCATTAGTATGGCCAGCCATCTTTCGACAGTACATTGTTATATGGCTCTTTGGGCACGTAGTCCCCCTATATTTCTCAAACTCAGGCACTTTGAACTTAAGGGTATCACCACGTCAGGGACCAAAGATAAGCCTACAGCATCACCGAATCCATAACTTTTATTCCCTTCATTAGCCCGTAGTCTCTCTTCCAATATCTTTAACTTTCCCTTGTTATTCTCAGTCGATGAAATCACCTGAGCTAGTGTCTTTTCTTAAAAACCCACACCTATAGTCGAAACATGTGGTGGAATCGATACATTAGGATCTGTATAGGTTGTGATTCCAACCACACTTTCTCTTAGGCGTATTTGGTTCCTAAAATCAACCATCCCAATTGACACTTGGAACTACTCATTAGGTAATGAAACATGTATGCTTGTATTACCACCAGAAAATGGATTCTTAACTTGCTTTACATACTCTGCCATTGGAGGTGTGTAACCCGGGGGTAAGCCATAAGGTGGAAAAGCTTAAGATGATGTCCCTTGACTCACTTGATGATGTGATGGGTAAACCAAAGGTCCACTTGATACATGAGGATGAAAGCCTGAAGGGTAGGAAGTACCATCATCAACTGCTGAACTTTCTCCTGAACTCTTCATAGCCCTCGATGCCTCCAAGATCTGACCCATTTGATCTTTTATTTGGCTGATTTCACCCTTCACTTGGATAATTTCTTCCTTCACTTCCTCGTGCGCATTTTCCCAATCCTTCATTGTTTTGGAATTTGCTCGAGTTCTATAAGGGTGTCTCAGAAATTTTGTCATATTCACTTATTGTCACTCTTCTATTTAATTCAAATGAAATGAGAAGtgcgaaaaaggaaaagaaaagacaaatgCAAATGCAAACATTCTAGCTAGAAACTATAAAGTTGTGTGAATAACATTGCAAGTAATAATGGAAATTAACATGGAATGAAGTAGTCGATTCATCAGAAAATCCACAATGTTCAGAACTtcataataagaaaaagaaaaaaaacataaacatcaaCTTCGAGCTCTAGCCACTATATTCTTCATTTCCCCTACTAGCTTCCTGCAATAACCAAGGAAATCTTCAATTGCTTTTGGTGGATTGAATATAGGCATTGCAATCTCAACATTAGTTAAAATCCTGGGTACATCTTCAATTGTTCTGTTAGCTATAGCTGCTAACTTTGAAAAACATCCTCTCCAATACTCTACAGCTCCCTTTAATTCAGCACATTCAGTTATCAATCTCTGATTTTCCTCCTCCAACTCTGCCCGATTCCAACTCTCTTCAGCCACTTTTGCTTCATAAGCTGATACTGTATCCTTCATCTGTCTCTCAAACTCTATGTTCCTGTATTGTATGTCATTTTCTAACTCTGCTCTATACCAACGTTCTTCTTCTAGCTTTGCCTCATAAGTTGCTGTCATTTTTTCTGTTTGTTGATCCATCTCCTTAATCCTAACTTGTGTATTACGCAGCTTGTTTAATGCCTCCCTTTTGTCTCTTGCCAATTCTTCACATAATGCAATTTTCTCACGTTCAGACAATGCCACCGCTTTCTTCTCTTTGCCTCTCAAAGCTAGCTCTTTGTTAGCTACCTCTAGATCCTATTGTACTCTGAAGTGATGGTTTCTTTCCTCTCTCTGCTTCTTTATTAATACATCACAAGTTCTAATCTTGGCTTCCTTGTCATGTTTGAGATCTATATATTCATGGTGAGCTTTTTGAAGATCATTAACAAGCTTAACATTTTTCTGCttcatcttttctatttcttctttaagGGTTTTTACTTATTCACTCTCCACATCTTGTTGTTCTGGCATGAAGGTAACTGGTTTGAATGGTAGTTTCACCACTTTAACCCTATCCATTACCCATTGCTGATAAGACGTCTTCTCATTTACTACCCATGGCCTAGAGTCTTTTTCTGCACGCATCACACTGCCCCAAGCACTTCTAATTCGTCGAAGTAAATCATTAGATGTCCCTTCTTCATAGCAATTCCACACTACAACTAAAGATTCTGGATTTGGTGCACCTCGTATAGGatacccaaattttctttgtGCTAATATCGGATTATAATTAACACAATATTTGGTTCCTATAAGAGGTACATTTGGGTACTCCCCACAATGTATGATATGTGATCTCTGCTGCCAGGATACCTCTCGTTTTATCATTCCATTAtgtaatttagtaaaaaaacacGCCCATTCTTGTGCTCCTTTAGTTGTTGGCTTGTAATTTAGACTGACATGAGAAGTAAACCATTTATATAATACTGGCAAGCAACATGACAACTTCTTCTTCTTAGATTCATAACACATATTCAAATTTCCATAAACATCAGCTAAAACTGCTGTGACTAGATTTTCTGCATTGATTTtaaatgctatgaaaacattAATGGCTGAGAGATCAACAAAGTTATCAATGCTTGGGAAAATCATGACGCCATAAAGAATGAGCGTCAGTACATCCATGAAGGTTTCCCTCATGTCTTTATCAGCCAATTAGCGTAAATGTCCCTCTAGAAACCCCTTAGGAATGCCTTTGATGGTTCCCTTCGTAATCATTTTGCCTTCTAACTCTGCAGGGTGTATTTTCAAGATTCCTGCTAGTGTTGAAACAAACGTATTTTGCGTTGTATGCTTGTAAGGAATCTTGCCTTATAATGGTAGATCTAGAATATCCCCAAATTCCTCTATTGTCGGCACTAATTGAAAATCCTTGAAGGTGAAGCACCGGAGCGGCGGATCATAGTATTGAACCAAAGCAGTAATAGCTGGAACCTTTGTGTCAATCTCTAGAAGATTCAGTAAATTCCCATACTTCCTTCGAAAATCGTTCCTCTGGATAGTCTTCATCTTCCCCACCAACTCTCGAAGATAAGTCAAGTTTCCTCCCTTCGCTCTAATTGACTGCTTCTTTTTTAGTGACTCTGAACCATAATGCTCTCCCACTCCAGATTCCCTATTAATTTCCATTTCTTCTCCAAGGAAATGACACATCTTTATGATTTTCTACCTAGAATGAATACAATGAAAAtgtacaagaaaaagaaaaaaattatagactACATAATGCTATGAATAATTTACATAACTTATTACAACCCAAAGAGaaaaacacaaagaaagaaatacaaaaaaaatagaataggAATTATAGGAATACACATTTTCCTTTGTGCCTTATAAGGTTAAAGCGCGTCATAGGATTAAGGCAGGTATATGTGCTCACCAGGATAGTCTCCTATTTCCTAAGGATaaaaggtcactagagctatagGCCACTTCACGACATATCTCACAACAGTTGGGAAACAACACGATGTAAGAGTATCAAATGAAGCAAACAGACTCTAGCTgaggttctcacaatgaccacttgggaagtacatccactgtggCACTGCTACAAAATCCCCTTCTAATTCTAAGCTACTCAGACCCGGTATAGGGTCACGCTCATGTCATGTACAAAATATAAGGtgagtgtgtgaagggagaaaaaATGCAAACCTAAACCCCCACCTACAAAAGAGATCcatacaaaaacatattttttaccCTAAGGTTCAATATCCACAAATATGTCATACACCAATaggaatatataatatacataaatcgagaagggaaaaacaaaacatctaaattaaacaccttgctttcgCATATTCGATTAAATAGGCTTGACTCTCTGGTGTCCCTAGTGaagtcgccatctgtcgcaacctaaattgcgacgggacgacgaactataaaagataattaatttaaaaaaaaattagaagtcGTCACCAttgtttattctggaaaactatgaaaaaccacaaaataaagtctgcgaaaaccaaatttagggttCGGGAGTCAGTTACACTaaggaaggtattagcaccctataGCCCCCGTCCAAAGGcaatacctttaattaaatttgcaaaagagatgtgtttatgtcaaa
This portion of the Vigna unguiculata cultivar IT97K-499-35 chromosome 6, ASM411807v1, whole genome shotgun sequence genome encodes:
- the LOC114188308 gene encoding uncharacterized protein LOC114188308, whose protein sequence is MRETFMDVLTLILYGVMIFPSIDNFVDLSAINVFIAFKINAENLVTAVLADVYGNLNMCYESKKKKLSCCLPVLYKWFTSHVSLNYKPTTKGAQEWACFFTKLHNGMIKREVSWQQRSHIIHCGEYPNVPLIGTKYCVNYNPILAQRKFGYPIRGAPNPESLVVVWNCYEEGTSNDLLRRIRSAWGSVMRAEKDSRPWVVNEKTSYQQWVMDRVKVVKLPFKPVTFMPEQQDVESE